The Haliaeetus albicilla chromosome 19, bHalAlb1.1, whole genome shotgun sequence genome has a segment encoding these proteins:
- the TMEM121B gene encoding transmembrane protein 121B: MHRAASNQRSVSSSSGSFQPPPPPPPPLPHAADRQPLFPGGSSSGGSRRGSGSSSGSARARRPRSPRSSTEEEEEEEEEEEEEDSISISKPLVPPPAAPLPAAASPLPSSSSSSGGGGGGGSPGRDMTAAELYGAAAAGGGAAGGGAAAGALLGPGGAAGGRRWGFQALSLVLLLGQGALLDLYLIAVTDLYWCSWIATDLVLAAGWGIFFCRNSRARRRERPPPPPGPPPPHPLLLHGPPGGRGAGGRGPGAPPRGGDFAYAHLAWLIYSIAFTPKAALILGTSILELIELRLPLGTTGFRVTLALSAPLLYCLLRAIGTEGAGQLLLPPQPPPQHRAAAAFLATCLDLLDSFSLLELVLQPGRPAPLPAPLRYLLIAVYFLCLASPVLWLYELSAARPPGAARLALHLLLPAGLLDAPLLALRCLLLLRYQQPLSLFMLKNLFFLACRGLEALETCCLLRPAAAPPPAKYGPAAAAPAAAAPLAHGLSDADVGPHGYVNALAVTAQG, encoded by the coding sequence ATGCACCGCGCTGCCTCCAACCAGCGCTCggtctcctcctcctcgggcTCCTtccagccgccgccgccgccgccgccgccgctgccgcaCGCCGCCGACCGGCAGCCCCTCTTCCCGGGGGGCTCCAGCAGCGGCGGCAGCCGGCGGGGCTCGGGGTCGAGCTCGGGCTCGGCGcgggcccgccggccccgcagcccccgcagcagcaccgaggaggaggaggaggaggaggaggaggaagaggaggaggacagcATCAGCATCAGCAAGCCCCTGgtgccgccgcccgccgccccgctgcccgccgccgcctcgccgctccccagcagcagcagcagcagcggcggcggcggcggcggcgggagcccgGGCCGCGACATGACGGCGGCGGAGCTGtacggggcggcggcggcgggcggcggggcggcgggcggcggggcggcggcgggggcgctgctggggcccggcggggcggcgggcgggcggcgctggGGCTTCCAGGCGCTgtccctggtgctgctgctggggcagggcgCGCTGCTGGACCTCTACCTGATCGCCGTCACCGACCTGTACTGGTGCAGCTGGATCGCCACCGACCTGGTGCTGGCGGCCGGCTGGGGCATCTTCTTCTGCCGCAACAGCCGGGCGCGCCGCCGGgagcggcccccgccgccccccgggccgccgccgccgcaccCGCTGCTGCTGCACGGCCCCcccggcgggcgcggggccggcggccgcgggcccggggcccccccccgcggcggcgaCTTCGCCTACGCGCACCTCGCCTGGCTCATCTACTCCATCGCCTTCACGCCCAAGGCGGCGCTGATCCTGGGCACCTCCATCCTGGAGCTGATCGAGCTGCGCCTGCCGCTGGGCACCACCGGCTTCCGCGTCACCCTGGCGCTCTCCGCCCCGCTGCTCTACTGCCTGCTGCGGGCCATCGGCACCGAGGGCGCCGGGCAGCTGCTCCTgccgccgcagccgccgccgcagcaccgcgccgccgccgccttcctCGCCACCTGCCTCGACCTGCTCGACAGCTTCTCCCTGCtggagctggtgctgcagcCCGGGCGGCCGgcgccgctgcccgccccgcTGCGCTACCTCCTCATCGCCGTCTACTTCCTCTGCCTGGCCTCGCCGGTGCTGTGGCTCTACGAGCTcagcgccgcccgcccccccggcGCCGCCCGCCTCGCCCTCCACCTCCTGCTGCCCGCCGGGCTGCTGGACGCCCCGCTCCTGGCGCTccgctgcctcctgctcctgcgCTACCAGCAGCCGCTCTCCCTCTTCATGCTCAAGAACCTCTTCTTCCTGGCCTGCCGCGGCCTGGAGGCGCTGGAGACCTGCTGCCTcctccgccccgccgccgccccgccgcccgccaagtacggccccgccgccgccgcccccgccgccgccgccccgctgGCCCACGGGCTCTCCGACGCCGACGTGGGCCCCCACGGGTACGTGAACGCCTTGGCCGTCACCGCCCAGGGctga